From Candidatus Synechococcus calcipolaris G9, a single genomic window includes:
- a CDS encoding IS3 family transposase translates to KKSRSLLCTGKFRPYELIDAQKAHFPISLMCQVLKQSRSGYYAWCNRPLSPRGKENETLSQMIQQIQQESRQTYGSPRIQAALAAQGFPISRQRVIRLMANLGINAHLRRKFKGTTDSNHRLPIAENTLDRCFKTDASDQVWVADITYIWTAEGWVYLAVILDLFSRRVVGWSIAEHLRTELVLTALSAALGHRKPSSAGLLFHPDRGAQYASHDYQQALSHPTHQYDCRLV, encoded by the coding sequence AAAAAAAGCCGCAGCCTTCTTTGCACGGGAAAGTTCAGACCCTATGAGCTAATCGATGCCCAGAAGGCACATTTTCCCATCAGCCTGATGTGCCAGGTCTTAAAGCAATCGAGAAGTGGCTATTATGCCTGGTGCAACCGACCATTATCACCCCGAGGTAAGGAGAATGAGACATTGAGCCAAATGATTCAACAGATTCAGCAAGAGAGCCGTCAAACCTATGGCTCACCGAGGATACAAGCAGCCTTAGCTGCTCAAGGCTTCCCGATCAGCCGTCAACGGGTGATCCGATTAATGGCAAACTTGGGGATCAATGCCCATCTGCGACGGAAATTTAAGGGAACAACGGATTCAAATCATCGGCTACCGATAGCAGAGAATACCTTAGATCGTTGCTTTAAGACAGATGCCTCAGACCAAGTGTGGGTGGCCGATATCACCTATATCTGGACAGCCGAAGGATGGGTCTATCTAGCGGTCATTCTCGACCTATTCTCTCGTAGGGTGGTGGGATGGTCTATTGCCGAGCATTTGCGCACCGAACTGGTTTTGACCGCGTTGTCTGCCGCCTTGGGACACCGGAAACCGTCAAGCGCTGGTTTATTATTTCACCCAGACCGGGGGGCACAATATGCCAGTCACGACTATCAACAGGCACTATCGCACCCAACGCATCAGTATGATTGCAGGTTGGTGTGA
- a CDS encoding transposase, which translates to MIAGWCDRQILAPMTFEGYCNSDLFENWVEQFLVPELNAGQLVVLDNASFHQSQRTQELIEQGASSLLFLPPYSPDLNKIEKFWARLKQYLGQTLNRFDLLWDAVDEAFRYMS; encoded by the coding sequence ATGATTGCAGGTTGGTGTGATCGCCAAATACTAGCCCCGATGACCTTTGAGGGATATTGCAACAGTGACCTATTCGAGAACTGGGTAGAGCAGTTTTTAGTGCCTGAACTGAACGCAGGTCAACTCGTTGTCCTTGACAATGCGAGCTTTCATCAATCGCAGCGGACTCAAGAGTTAATTGAACAGGGTGCATCCAGCCTGTTATTTTTGCCGCCTTACTCCCCTGACTTGAACAAGATAGAGAAATTTTGGGCACGGTTAAAGCAGTATTTGGGTCAGACCCTGAATCGGTTTGATCTCTTGTGGGATGCCGTCGATGAAGCTTTCAGATATATGTCCTAA